One Deinococcus multiflagellatus DNA window includes the following coding sequences:
- the msrB gene encoding peptide-methionine (R)-S-oxide reductase MsrB translates to MTKPNYTKPSDAELRERLTPMQYQVTQHEGTERAFTGEYWDHAEEGIYVDVVSGEPLFSSLDKYDAGCGWPSFTRPIPSVTLTENTDYKIGYARTEVRSQGADSHLGHVFPDGPQEHGGLRYCINSAALRFVPVSELEAQGYGEYLPLFGR, encoded by the coding sequence ATGACCAAGCCCAACTACACCAAACCCAGCGACGCTGAACTGCGCGAGCGGCTGACGCCCATGCAGTATCAGGTGACGCAGCATGAGGGCACCGAGCGGGCCTTTACGGGCGAATACTGGGACCATGCCGAGGAAGGCATTTACGTGGACGTGGTGAGCGGCGAGCCGCTGTTTTCCAGCCTGGACAAGTACGACGCTGGCTGTGGCTGGCCCAGCTTTACCCGCCCCATTCCTAGCGTGACCCTGACCGAGAACACGGACTACAAGATTGGCTATGCCCGCACAGAAGTGCGCTCGCAGGGGGCCGATTCTCACCTGGGCCATGTGTTCCCCGACGGCCCGCAGGAGCACGGCGGCCTGCGCTACTGCATCAATTCGGCGGCGCTGCGCTTTGTGCCGGTCTCCGAATTGGAGGCCCAGGGGTACGGCGAGTATCTGCCGCTGTTCGGGCGCTAA
- a CDS encoding CAP domain-containing protein, producing MSPALTRSASLVLLALTLAACGGSPSAPVAGGSAPVGSTPNLSDTLAAQAVATPIALTPGQSLQLRVTVGGRAPQPGELTWTSGNAAVATVNQSGLVTATGAGSTTVRAALTGRPSVFLDFPVTVGAAAPAPSPTPPAPDFAQRVLDLTNAARATGATCGTAAYPAVPALTLNAQLTQAAQGHASDMAAQNYFSHTGKDGRTFAQRITAAGYAWRAAAENIAAGQSTPEQVVAGWLKSEGHCKNMMSPAYKELGVGYAQGGSYGHYWVQDFGSR from the coding sequence GCTTGTGGGGGCAGCCCCAGTGCTCCAGTCGCGGGCGGGAGCGCGCCTGTGGGCAGCACCCCGAATCTCAGCGACACCCTGGCCGCGCAGGCGGTGGCCACCCCCATCGCCCTGACCCCTGGCCAGAGCCTGCAACTGCGCGTCACCGTGGGCGGGCGGGCCCCCCAGCCCGGCGAGCTGACCTGGACCAGCGGCAACGCGGCCGTCGCCACCGTGAACCAGAGCGGCCTGGTGACGGCCACAGGCGCGGGCAGCACCACCGTGCGCGCCGCCCTGACGGGCCGTCCCTCGGTCTTTCTGGACTTTCCGGTGACGGTGGGCGCGGCGGCTCCGGCCCCCAGCCCCACCCCGCCCGCACCCGACTTTGCCCAGCGCGTCCTGGACCTGACCAACGCGGCGCGTGCGACCGGCGCCACCTGCGGCACCGCGGCCTACCCCGCGGTGCCCGCCCTGACCCTGAACGCCCAGCTGACCCAGGCGGCGCAGGGCCACGCCAGCGATATGGCCGCGCAGAACTACTTCAGCCATACGGGCAAGGATGGCCGCACCTTTGCCCAGCGCATCACGGCCGCCGGCTACGCCTGGCGCGCGGCAGCGGAGAACATCGCCGCTGGGCAGAGCACCCCCGAACAGGTGGTGGCGGGCTGGCTGAAAAGCGAAGGCCACTGCAAGAACATGATGAGCCCCGCCTACAAGGAGCTGGGCGTGGGCTACGCCCAGGGCGGCAGCTACGGCCACTACTGGGTGCAGGATTTCGGCAGCCGGTAA
- a CDS encoding acyl-CoA carboxylase subunit beta: protein MTQPGIELQELIAAMEQRRAKVEQGGGPERLKKQKQGGKLTARERIEVLLDPGSFLEMGTFVEHRGGRLMQGVEAPGEGVVTGRGTIDGRQVFVFSQDFTVLGGSLGKMNAAKVTKIMDLAAKTGCPVIGLNDSAGARIQEGVDSLSGYGEIFYRNAIYSGAIPQISAILGPCAGGAVYSPALTDFILMSEGSSYMFITGPEVIKSVTREDVTFDQLGGADVHTRKSGVAHLEYDGDEAVLRGVRDLLGYLPQNAHEKAPALPTNDPATRTTEKLLEIVVPDQRKPYPMHDVIHELVDDGTFLEIQPGWAKNIIVGFARLNGESVGIVANNPRVMAGTLNIDASDKAARFIRTCDCYNIPILTLVDVTGFLPGVAQEHAGIIRHGAKMLYAYAEATVPKITLITRKSYGGAYLAMNSRDMGADVVYAWPTAAVAVMGAEGAANIVYRREIQQSENPDATRAQKIAEYKDAFDNPYVAASKGYIDDVIPMEDTRRILIQTFEMLRDKEEARPYKKHGNIPL from the coding sequence ATGACACAGCCGGGCATCGAACTTCAGGAACTCATTGCGGCCATGGAGCAGCGCCGCGCGAAGGTGGAGCAGGGCGGGGGGCCCGAGCGGCTGAAAAAGCAGAAGCAGGGCGGCAAGCTCACGGCCCGCGAACGCATTGAGGTCCTGCTGGACCCCGGCAGCTTTCTGGAGATGGGCACCTTCGTGGAGCACCGCGGCGGTCGGCTGATGCAGGGTGTAGAGGCCCCCGGCGAGGGCGTGGTCACGGGCCGGGGCACCATTGACGGGCGGCAGGTGTTTGTCTTTTCGCAGGATTTCACCGTGCTGGGTGGGTCGCTGGGCAAGATGAATGCCGCCAAGGTCACAAAAATCATGGACCTGGCCGCCAAGACGGGCTGCCCGGTCATTGGCCTGAACGACAGCGCCGGCGCCCGCATTCAGGAAGGCGTGGACAGCCTGTCGGGCTACGGCGAGATCTTTTACCGCAACGCCATCTACTCCGGCGCCATTCCGCAGATCAGCGCGATTCTGGGGCCCTGCGCGGGCGGCGCGGTGTATTCGCCCGCCCTGACCGATTTCATCCTGATGAGCGAGGGCAGCAGTTACATGTTCATCACGGGCCCGGAAGTCATCAAGTCCGTCACGCGTGAGGACGTGACCTTTGACCAGCTGGGCGGCGCCGACGTGCACACCCGCAAGAGCGGCGTGGCCCACCTGGAATACGACGGCGACGAGGCTGTGCTGCGCGGCGTGCGCGACCTGCTGGGCTACCTGCCGCAGAACGCGCACGAGAAGGCCCCCGCCCTGCCCACCAACGACCCCGCCACCCGCACCACCGAAAAGCTGCTGGAGATCGTGGTGCCGGACCAGCGCAAGCCCTACCCCATGCACGACGTGATTCATGAACTGGTGGACGACGGCACCTTCCTGGAAATCCAGCCCGGCTGGGCGAAGAACATCATCGTGGGGTTCGCGCGCCTGAACGGGGAAAGCGTGGGCATCGTGGCGAACAACCCGCGCGTGATGGCGGGCACCCTGAACATTGACGCCAGCGACAAGGCCGCGCGCTTTATCCGCACCTGTGACTGCTACAACATCCCCATTCTGACCCTGGTGGACGTGACCGGCTTCCTGCCCGGCGTGGCGCAGGAACATGCGGGCATCATCCGCCACGGCGCCAAGATGCTCTACGCCTACGCCGAGGCCACCGTCCCCAAGATCACCCTGATTACCCGCAAGAGCTACGGCGGCGCGTACCTCGCCATGAACAGCCGCGACATGGGCGCCGACGTGGTCTATGCGTGGCCCACCGCCGCCGTGGCCGTGATGGGCGCCGAGGGGGCCGCGAACATCGTCTACCGCCGCGAGATTCAGCAGAGCGAGAACCCCGACGCCACCCGCGCCCAGAAAATCGCCGAGTACAAGGACGCCTTTGATAACCCGTACGTGGCCGCCAGCAAGGGCTACATTGACGACGTGATCCCCATGGAGGACACGAGGCGCATCCTGATTCAGACCTTCGAGATGCTGCGCGACAAGGAAGAGGCGAGGCCCTACAAGAAGCACGGGAATATTCCGCTGTAA